The proteins below are encoded in one region of Bremerella sp. P1:
- a CDS encoding S1C family serine protease, whose amino-acid sequence MSRKHITQTLLAAAVALCVLLPGQTANAEATLREVTRDVQRKVVKIYGAGGLRGLESYQSGSLISDKGHVLTAWSYVLDSSVITVVLDDGRHFVAELAAADPRFGIALLKIDAENTPHFSLDKGVSPKVGDRILSFSNLFGIAAGDEPASVLSGYVSAITPLEARRSTFPSAYQGPVLIVDAIVNNPGAAGGVLTDQDGNFAGLLGKELRSSRNDIWLNYAIPIAQLREPIEDLLAGRSRPAIDPEKEKPLSPLTLTHLGLVLVPNVLDKTPPYVERVERDSLAAAAKLQPDDLILYADGTLISSQKALIETFSYKDRDDIVSLTVLRDGQLVELTLNELK is encoded by the coding sequence ATGAGTCGTAAGCACATTACTCAGACGCTGCTGGCCGCTGCAGTTGCCCTATGCGTGCTACTGCCTGGTCAAACGGCCAACGCCGAAGCCACCCTTCGTGAAGTGACCCGCGACGTTCAACGTAAAGTCGTGAAGATCTACGGGGCAGGGGGCCTGCGTGGTCTCGAGTCGTACCAGTCCGGCAGTCTCATTTCCGATAAGGGACATGTCCTGACGGCGTGGAGCTACGTCCTTGACTCGAGCGTGATCACCGTCGTACTGGACGATGGCCGTCATTTCGTGGCAGAGCTTGCCGCAGCCGACCCTCGCTTCGGGATCGCACTGCTTAAGATCGACGCCGAAAACACACCGCACTTCAGCTTAGACAAAGGCGTCTCCCCCAAAGTGGGCGATCGCATCTTGTCGTTCAGCAACTTGTTCGGCATTGCCGCAGGGGACGAGCCCGCCAGCGTGCTAAGCGGCTACGTTTCCGCCATCACGCCTTTGGAAGCTCGACGCAGCACGTTCCCGTCTGCCTACCAAGGCCCTGTTCTGATCGTTGACGCGATCGTGAACAATCCCGGTGCCGCTGGTGGCGTGCTGACCGACCAGGACGGCAACTTCGCCGGCCTGCTGGGCAAAGAACTGCGTAGCTCGCGGAATGACATCTGGCTGAACTACGCGATCCCGATCGCCCAGTTACGAGAACCGATCGAGGACCTTCTAGCCGGCCGTTCGCGACCTGCGATCGATCCGGAGAAAGAGAAACCACTCTCGCCACTTACCTTGACTCACCTGGGCCTGGTGCTGGTGCCGAACGTGCTGGATAAAACACCACCCTACGTGGAACGCGTTGAACGCGATTCCTTGGCTGCGGCGGCAAAGCTGCAACCGGATGATTTGATTCTGTACGCGGATGGAACGCTGATCTCTTCGCAAAAGGCGCTGATCGAAACGTTTAGCTACAAGGATCGAGACGATATCGTCTCGTTAACGGTGCTGCGCGACGGACAACTGGTCGAACTCACTCTGAACGAACTGAAATAA
- a CDS encoding PDZ domain-containing protein, whose protein sequence is MSKPLSILSCLLGLLLLASPGQAQQLNVAEQEAIQAAVDRVAASVVQIETVGGLIEGGGPIEGASRTTGTIVSPDGFILSTLYGFIQEPSGILVTMPSGKRVAGKIIAKDTQRNLILLKVETDTELAVPEGVAREQLQPGQWAIALGKTFAKDVPSVSVGIVSATHRVWGKAVQTDAKISPNNYGGPLIDIQGRVIGILTPLSPQDPGATGGFEWYDSGIGFAVPLTEIQQRLDTLKEGEDLKPGLLGINLKGKDIVADPAEIAAVRYNSPAQVAGIQEKDILIGANGRPIERQAQLKHILGEAYAGDTLEFKVKRGDEELTFSVTLAAELIPYERPFLGIQLDRNTLDAAVVTHVFDDTAAKTSGVQPGDKIVKYDDTEIDAPQTLREAVATAEPDVAHKLVVLRGDVEQTLDVTPESMPNQFLAATAKPAAPEGAEDREGIVTGESDFQLAEEKNSAKLFVPEAAKKLPSLGLVVLLGDAEFKIEPQWESWKKHAEDFGYAVLEIQPASESRWTRPEISVVRKMIDRVRDNYNIDATRTAAVGGKSGGAMALLHGFENRDVQTGAVTIEAGIPRGTNIPDNEPLERLEIVFLNPKDSDTAVSVAPQIEALEKMKFAVIPAETTGNGGGSELSEADIETLSNWLNSLDRI, encoded by the coding sequence ATGTCGAAACCGTTATCCATCCTGTCTTGCTTGCTGGGTCTGTTGCTGCTCGCTTCACCTGGGCAAGCTCAGCAATTGAATGTCGCTGAACAAGAAGCCATTCAAGCGGCCGTCGATCGTGTCGCCGCCAGCGTCGTGCAAATTGAAACGGTTGGTGGTTTGATCGAAGGAGGCGGTCCCATCGAAGGAGCCAGTCGCACTACTGGAACCATCGTTTCGCCCGACGGTTTCATTCTTTCGACTCTCTATGGCTTCATCCAAGAGCCCTCGGGGATCTTGGTCACTATGCCCAGCGGCAAACGCGTCGCCGGCAAGATTATTGCCAAAGACACCCAGCGGAACCTGATTCTGCTGAAAGTCGAAACCGACACCGAACTGGCTGTGCCCGAAGGCGTTGCCCGTGAGCAACTTCAGCCAGGCCAATGGGCGATCGCCTTGGGCAAGACGTTTGCCAAGGACGTACCGTCGGTCTCCGTGGGTATCGTCAGCGCAACGCACCGGGTGTGGGGCAAGGCCGTACAAACCGATGCGAAGATCTCGCCCAATAACTATGGCGGTCCACTGATCGACATTCAGGGACGCGTGATCGGTATCCTTACGCCGTTGTCTCCTCAAGACCCTGGTGCCACCGGCGGGTTTGAGTGGTACGACTCCGGCATCGGGTTTGCCGTTCCTTTGACAGAAATCCAGCAGCGGCTCGATACGCTGAAGGAAGGCGAAGATCTCAAGCCAGGCCTGCTGGGCATCAACCTCAAAGGGAAGGACATCGTCGCCGACCCGGCTGAAATCGCCGCCGTTCGCTACAACAGTCCCGCCCAGGTTGCCGGTATTCAAGAGAAGGACATCCTGATCGGCGCCAATGGCCGGCCGATCGAGCGACAAGCACAACTGAAACACATCCTGGGCGAAGCCTACGCCGGCGACACGCTTGAGTTCAAGGTAAAGCGGGGCGACGAAGAGCTGACGTTTAGTGTTACCTTAGCGGCCGAGCTGATTCCTTATGAGCGTCCCTTCCTGGGGATTCAGCTGGATCGAAATACGCTCGACGCGGCGGTCGTAACGCACGTGTTCGACGACACCGCCGCCAAGACGTCTGGCGTTCAGCCGGGCGACAAGATCGTGAAGTACGACGACACCGAGATCGATGCTCCGCAAACGCTTCGTGAGGCCGTCGCCACAGCCGAACCAGACGTCGCCCATAAGCTGGTCGTCCTGCGCGGCGACGTGGAACAAACGCTGGACGTTACCCCAGAAAGCATGCCCAACCAGTTTCTCGCCGCCACGGCCAAGCCAGCCGCCCCAGAAGGCGCTGAGGACCGCGAAGGCATCGTCACCGGCGAAAGTGATTTCCAACTGGCCGAAGAGAAGAACAGTGCTAAGCTGTTTGTCCCAGAGGCCGCGAAGAAACTGCCTTCGCTCGGCTTGGTTGTGCTCTTGGGAGACGCCGAATTCAAGATCGAGCCGCAGTGGGAATCGTGGAAGAAGCATGCCGAAGACTTCGGCTACGCCGTCCTAGAGATTCAGCCGGCAAGCGAGTCGCGTTGGACCCGCCCTGAGATCTCGGTCGTGCGGAAGATGATCGACCGCGTTCGTGACAACTACAACATCGACGCGACCCGAACGGCTGCCGTGGGCGGCAAGTCAGGCGGGGCAATGGCTCTACTGCACGGCTTTGAAAACCGCGACGTTCAAACCGGTGCGGTGACGATTGAAGCAGGTATTCCTCGCGGAACCAACATCCCCGACAACGAGCCACTCGAGCGTCTGGAAATCGTGTTCCTGAATCCTAAGGATTCCGATACGGCCGTTTCGGTTGCCCCGCAGATCGAGGCACTCGAAAAGATGAAGTTCGCCGTCATTCCTGCGGAAACAACGGGAAATGGCGGGGGAAGCGAGCTTTCGGAGGCCGACATCGAAACTCTTTCCAACTGGCTCAACTCGCTCGATCGTATTTGA
- a CDS encoding sugar phosphate isomerase/epimerase family protein yields the protein MEKWAIGVFTSIDAGLGVDLDVAQELGIKTIQIHAPHQSSRNQEGADKILAKLKEYGIEVTCVFGGFEDESYADIPTTQKTVGLVPPETRAARTAEMKEIADFANQLGCKCIGLHIGFIPHDTSDPQYSQVVAVAQELCDHCGAMGQAVHLETGQETADGLLQFIGDVARENLKVNFDPANMILYGTGEPIEAVKKVGKHLGSVHCKDAKWAANPGQEWGQEVPLGEGDVNIEAYLRTLQEVGYEGPLTIEREIPQEPERQKAEVGHAVTLLSDLKTKILG from the coding sequence GTGGAAAAGTGGGCGATTGGTGTCTTCACCAGCATTGATGCCGGACTCGGCGTGGACTTAGATGTGGCCCAAGAGTTGGGTATCAAGACGATTCAAATTCACGCTCCCCATCAGTCCTCTCGCAACCAAGAGGGTGCCGACAAAATTTTGGCGAAGCTGAAAGAGTACGGCATCGAAGTGACCTGCGTCTTTGGCGGCTTCGAAGACGAAAGCTACGCCGACATCCCAACCACGCAGAAGACGGTTGGCTTGGTTCCGCCAGAAACGCGTGCTGCCCGAACGGCCGAAATGAAAGAGATCGCCGACTTCGCTAACCAGCTTGGCTGCAAGTGCATTGGCCTGCACATCGGCTTCATTCCTCACGATACTAGCGATCCGCAGTACTCGCAGGTTGTGGCCGTCGCCCAAGAGCTCTGTGATCACTGTGGTGCGATGGGGCAAGCCGTGCACCTGGAAACGGGACAAGAGACGGCTGATGGCCTGTTGCAGTTCATCGGAGACGTCGCTCGCGAGAACTTGAAGGTCAACTTCGACCCGGCGAACATGATCCTGTACGGGACCGGCGAACCGATCGAAGCCGTCAAGAAAGTGGGCAAGCATCTGGGCAGCGTCCATTGCAAAGATGCCAAGTGGGCAGCCAACCCAGGCCAGGAATGGGGCCAGGAAGTGCCGCTGGGCGAAGGGGATGTCAACATAGAAGCCTACCTGCGAACGCTACAGGAAGTTGGCTACGAAGGTCCGCTGACCATCGAACGCGAAATCCCGCAGGAACCAGAACGCCAGAAGGCCGAGGTGGGACACGCCGTGACGCTGCTTAGCGATTTGAAGACGAAGATTCTCGGTTAG
- a CDS encoding Gfo/Idh/MocA family oxidoreductase produces MNLKPEELAVGKENFNEALGVNRRDFLKGVVAAGAVSGAGLGAMYFGYSKVKDPVRVGVIGTGDEGSVLIGALNPEYVDVVAISDIRPYNVHRAFHGDHSSPAALDARQGLMSVYDWKTEDEAKKHVKVYTDYKELLADPNVEAVICALPLFIHKEVAMEAMKAGKHVLTEKLMAHTVMQCKEMARMAEEQNLYLATGHQRHYSVLYDNAVNLIQWGVLGEIHHIRAQWHRGNLPGGDSWQQPIPGGEKLADGSIEDKIKSGMNAFKKRADSESDPTRRAHYKAMYAQYAAWNEDQNIDATKYGYNDFTIRNRQGGERPISALEELCRWRLWDRTGGGLMAELGSHQLDAASIFISALRKDGKKAHPLAVHATGGRHIFGYDRDADDHVYCMFEFPGSGYDPSFDVGYYDDVTNWPPEKKGVPSYQEDPHKKVVVTYSSINGNGFGGYGEVVMGTKGSLVLHNEKDVALYKNGVSADTKLSVKKDSDGPTMDTQASGGQTKAASLANAASQGPVSRGYTEEIEHWAYCIRNPAPENKPKCHPEVAMGDAVIALTARLAIQRSNQGKGGYIPFKEEWFDVHSDATPENDLA; encoded by the coding sequence ATGAATTTGAAACCAGAAGAGCTCGCCGTCGGCAAGGAAAACTTCAACGAAGCACTCGGTGTGAATCGTCGTGACTTCCTGAAGGGTGTTGTCGCTGCAGGTGCCGTTTCCGGTGCCGGTTTGGGTGCCATGTACTTTGGCTACTCGAAGGTTAAAGATCCGGTCCGCGTCGGTGTCATCGGTACTGGTGACGAAGGTAGCGTGCTGATCGGTGCCCTCAACCCGGAATACGTCGACGTCGTCGCTATCTCCGACATTCGCCCTTACAACGTGCATCGCGCGTTTCACGGCGACCATTCCAGCCCTGCCGCTTTGGACGCCCGCCAGGGTCTGATGTCGGTCTACGACTGGAAGACCGAAGACGAAGCTAAGAAGCACGTCAAGGTTTACACCGACTATAAAGAACTGCTGGCCGACCCCAATGTCGAAGCCGTCATCTGTGCGTTGCCGCTGTTTATCCATAAAGAAGTGGCCATGGAAGCCATGAAAGCGGGTAAGCACGTGCTGACCGAAAAGCTGATGGCCCACACGGTCATGCAGTGTAAGGAGATGGCTCGTATGGCCGAGGAGCAAAACCTCTACCTCGCTACGGGTCACCAACGGCACTACAGCGTGCTGTACGACAACGCCGTGAACCTGATCCAGTGGGGCGTGTTGGGCGAAATCCACCACATCCGTGCTCAGTGGCACCGCGGTAACTTGCCAGGTGGCGACAGTTGGCAGCAGCCAATCCCCGGTGGCGAGAAGTTGGCCGACGGTTCGATCGAAGACAAGATCAAGAGCGGCATGAACGCCTTCAAGAAGCGTGCCGACAGCGAAAGCGATCCGACGCGTCGGGCTCACTACAAGGCCATGTACGCTCAGTACGCCGCCTGGAACGAAGATCAAAACATCGACGCCACCAAGTATGGCTACAACGACTTCACTATCCGCAACCGTCAGGGTGGCGAACGTCCGATCTCGGCATTGGAAGAACTCTGCCGCTGGCGTCTGTGGGACCGCACCGGTGGCGGTCTGATGGCCGAACTGGGTAGCCACCAGTTGGACGCCGCTTCGATCTTTATCAGCGCCCTGCGTAAGGACGGCAAGAAGGCTCATCCTCTGGCCGTTCATGCAACCGGTGGACGTCACATCTTCGGTTACGACCGAGATGCCGACGATCACGTTTACTGCATGTTCGAGTTCCCAGGCAGCGGCTACGATCCGTCGTTCGACGTTGGCTACTACGACGACGTCACCAACTGGCCGCCAGAGAAGAAGGGTGTGCCTTCCTACCAGGAAGATCCTCATAAGAAGGTCGTCGTGACCTACTCGTCCATCAACGGCAACGGCTTTGGTGGTTACGGGGAAGTCGTGATGGGTACCAAGGGTTCGCTCGTTCTGCACAACGAGAAGGACGTCGCCCTGTACAAGAACGGTGTCTCGGCCGATACCAAGCTGAGCGTCAAGAAGGACTCGGATGGCCCGACGATGGATACCCAAGCCAGCGGCGGTCAGACGAAAGCGGCTTCGCTTGCCAACGCAGCCAGCCAAGGCCCTGTCAGCCGTGGTTATACCGAAGAGATCGAACACTGGGCCTACTGCATCCGCAACCCAGCACCAGAAAACAAGCCGAAGTGTCACCCAGAAGTCGCCATGGGCGATGCGGTGATCGCACTAACAGCTCGCCTGGCGATCCAACGCTCGAATCAAGGCAAAGGTGGTTACATTCCATTCAAAGAAGAATGGTTCGACGTCCACAGCGACGCCACCCCAGAGAACGACCTGGCGTAG
- a CDS encoding DoxX family protein — MEGSKKVQSGDFSSAGFLRNAKGPFAENFRGMVFDLYGTQRLDKNLIKGRADGYRGWALDKFGDEPANQFQKALSRYNSRIDYYFDENAEDIEKYFNELQVYEEKRQDQRYRGVAHYEDRLEEKDKELYGNLSKWTNDIAKFEADYIDDLNTIGQSVTQSDARVNQVNPNQGPVDLIVTWVLFICGILLILGLFTRLAALGVAGFLLQVMLAQWPFAHGADLTYVYYQSVEFVSLLLIAAIGAGRFAGLDYILWNSFSKCCSRGASNKGE, encoded by the coding sequence ATGGAAGGTTCCAAGAAGGTACAGTCTGGCGATTTTTCGTCGGCCGGCTTCCTGCGAAACGCCAAAGGCCCGTTCGCCGAAAACTTCCGTGGAATGGTTTTTGACCTCTATGGAACGCAGCGGCTCGATAAGAACCTGATTAAAGGACGTGCCGATGGGTACCGTGGCTGGGCGCTGGATAAGTTCGGCGATGAGCCAGCGAACCAGTTCCAGAAGGCACTCAGCCGCTACAACAGCCGGATCGACTACTACTTCGACGAAAACGCTGAAGACATCGAGAAGTACTTCAACGAGCTTCAGGTCTACGAAGAGAAACGCCAGGACCAGCGTTATCGTGGTGTGGCCCACTACGAAGATCGCTTGGAAGAGAAAGATAAAGAGCTCTACGGTAACCTAAGTAAGTGGACCAACGATATTGCCAAATTCGAGGCGGACTATATTGACGACCTCAATACAATTGGACAGTCGGTAACGCAGTCGGATGCTCGGGTGAACCAGGTGAATCCTAACCAGGGACCTGTCGATTTGATCGTGACCTGGGTCCTTTTCATCTGCGGTATTTTGTTGATCTTGGGGCTGTTTACACGGTTAGCGGCCTTAGGTGTCGCCGGATTTTTGCTCCAAGTGATGCTGGCTCAGTGGCCATTTGCCCACGGAGCGGACCTTACCTACGTCTACTATCAGTCGGTCGAGTTTGTCTCGCTGTTGTTGATCGCCGCGATTGGCGCCGGCAGATTCGCTGGACTGGATTACATTCTTTGGAACTCATTTAGCAAGTGCTGCAGCCGCGGTGCATCCAATAAAGGGGAGTAA
- a CDS encoding MATE family efflux transporter, which produces MAEPSQHVDSIAELGDDENWWSRPCGIRELLLIALPLIASTASWSMTNFVDRMFLFWYSPEAMAAALPAGMLHFTLLCFPIGLASYLNTFVAQYDGAGRPEQIGAVIRKGVKFGSLMIPAYFLTIPLAAWAFSLVGHSAEVQQLEVRYFQILTFGAGASVVSAAMSTFFTGRGKTTIVMFVEIGSCVLNVALDGLFIFGYCGEWLEGITGAAIATSLSQWFKVVAYLILLWRPAKSGQFGFLDWSNDEPGLLRRIFQYGSASGFQVLLEVGTFTGFTFLMGRMGITAMTASTLAVDINALTFVPLIGLGIAISTLVGREIGHADPARAAVATWSGLLIALIYAGGMGLTYFLLPDFFLSAHAMGMEPTEFEEIRVLTIVLLRFVAFFCVFDAVNLVFVSALKGAGDVRFILTVGLIFSSVLLLLAATCLWLDRIHVQGLWVAMTSWVILLSLTHWARFFTGHWRNKKVIDPA; this is translated from the coding sequence ATGGCAGAACCATCACAGCACGTTGATTCGATTGCCGAACTCGGCGACGACGAGAACTGGTGGAGCCGCCCATGCGGGATTCGCGAACTGCTGCTAATTGCGCTGCCGCTGATTGCCTCAACGGCCTCGTGGTCGATGACGAATTTCGTCGATCGGATGTTTCTTTTCTGGTATTCGCCGGAAGCGATGGCCGCCGCATTGCCCGCTGGCATGCTGCATTTCACGCTGCTTTGTTTTCCGATCGGCCTGGCTTCGTACTTAAATACCTTCGTTGCCCAGTACGACGGAGCTGGGCGTCCCGAGCAGATCGGAGCGGTCATCCGCAAAGGCGTGAAGTTTGGCTCGTTGATGATCCCGGCCTACTTTCTAACCATTCCCCTGGCAGCGTGGGCGTTCTCGCTGGTGGGGCATTCGGCGGAAGTCCAACAGCTGGAAGTACGCTATTTTCAAATTCTTACCTTCGGTGCGGGAGCCTCGGTTGTTTCGGCCGCCATGTCGACCTTCTTCACCGGACGCGGCAAAACGACGATCGTGATGTTCGTTGAAATTGGCTCGTGCGTGCTGAACGTGGCGCTCGATGGCTTGTTCATCTTTGGCTACTGCGGCGAGTGGCTCGAAGGGATCACCGGGGCGGCAATCGCTACCTCGTTGAGCCAGTGGTTTAAGGTTGTGGCCTACCTGATTCTGCTGTGGCGCCCGGCGAAAAGTGGTCAGTTTGGCTTTCTCGACTGGTCCAACGACGAGCCGGGCCTTTTGCGTCGGATCTTTCAATATGGCTCGGCCAGCGGTTTTCAGGTGCTCTTGGAAGTCGGAACTTTCACCGGCTTTACCTTTTTGATGGGGCGAATGGGCATTACAGCGATGACCGCCTCGACGCTGGCCGTGGATATCAACGCCCTGACCTTTGTGCCGCTGATTGGCTTGGGGATCGCGATCAGTACGCTGGTTGGCCGCGAGATTGGCCATGCCGACCCCGCCCGAGCCGCTGTGGCAACCTGGTCAGGGCTGCTGATTGCCCTGATCTACGCCGGCGGGATGGGGCTGACTTACTTCCTCTTGCCCGACTTTTTTCTATCGGCCCATGCCATGGGGATGGAGCCGACCGAATTCGAAGAGATCCGCGTGCTCACAATTGTCCTGTTACGGTTTGTCGCGTTCTTTTGCGTGTTTGATGCGGTAAACCTGGTGTTTGTCAGTGCGCTGAAAGGGGCTGGCGATGTGCGGTTTATCCTGACCGTCGGTTTGATCTTTTCGTCGGTGCTGTTGCTTCTGGCGGCGACCTGCTTGTGGCTGGACCGAATTCACGTCCAGGGACTGTGGGTAGCGATGACCAGTTGGGTAATCTTGCTTTCGCTGACGCACTGGGCCCGTTTCTTCACGGGACATTGGCGGAACAAGAAGGTCATCGACCCCGCCTAA
- a CDS encoding D-2-hydroxyacid dehydrogenase, with the protein MKIALCYQTQPEFVEAIQQVAPDVEVIDAGQEGIAEAILDADIFCGHAKVPMPWAEVVQKGKLKWIQSSAAGMDHCLVPEVIASDIIVSSASGLFANQVAEQTFSLLLGLIRSLPVFFRAQAVKDYTRRPTHDLHGKTVGIVGLGGNGRRIAEILSAFRTRIVATDLFPYDCPPHVEQLWPADRLDDLLAESDVVILTLPLNSSTYHIIDEGRFAAMKQDAWFINVARGQVVKEAALIEALQNKKLLGAGVDVAEIEPLPADSPLWTMDNVIISPHVGAQGATRNADATQLFCTNLRRYLNGETPINLVDKQLGFPVRKPTP; encoded by the coding sequence ATGAAAATTGCGCTTTGCTACCAGACCCAGCCTGAGTTTGTTGAGGCCATCCAACAAGTTGCGCCCGATGTCGAAGTGATCGACGCAGGCCAGGAGGGGATCGCCGAAGCCATCCTCGACGCGGATATCTTCTGTGGACACGCCAAAGTCCCCATGCCTTGGGCCGAAGTGGTCCAAAAGGGGAAGCTGAAGTGGATCCAGTCCTCGGCGGCCGGCATGGACCACTGCCTGGTCCCGGAGGTCATTGCCTCCGATATTATCGTCTCCAGTGCCTCGGGGCTGTTTGCCAATCAAGTCGCAGAGCAAACTTTTTCCCTCTTATTGGGCCTGATTCGCAGTTTACCGGTTTTCTTTCGCGCACAAGCTGTAAAAGATTATACTAGACGACCTACCCATGACCTGCACGGCAAAACGGTTGGCATCGTGGGTCTGGGGGGAAATGGACGCCGAATTGCAGAAATCCTGTCGGCGTTCCGAACCCGGATCGTGGCGACGGACCTCTTTCCCTATGACTGCCCGCCTCATGTTGAGCAGTTGTGGCCGGCTGACCGCCTTGATGACCTACTGGCCGAATCGGACGTGGTGATCCTGACCTTGCCACTGAATTCGAGCACCTACCACATCATCGACGAGGGCCGCTTTGCAGCGATGAAGCAGGATGCCTGGTTCATCAACGTGGCACGTGGCCAGGTCGTCAAAGAGGCGGCGTTGATCGAGGCTCTCCAGAACAAAAAGCTCTTGGGAGCTGGGGTCGACGTGGCCGAAATCGAACCCCTGCCGGCGGATAGCCCCCTATGGACAATGGACAATGTAATCATTTCCCCACATGTTGGGGCCCAAGGAGCGACCCGCAACGCGGATGCAACGCAGTTGTTCTGCACGAATCTGCGACGGTATTTGAATGGCGAAACTCCCATCAATTTGGTTGATAAGCAACTCGGCTTTCCGGTGCGGAAACCCACGCCGTAG
- a CDS encoding serine/threonine-protein kinase: MLTTTQQNLQPTLSLDGDAPERKCPVELMQRYEQLIHSKRSSWTEHYALRRLLGSGGQGLVFLTERRGANGFTLPLAIKIFSPERFESATHYNDAMARSARVASRVAQIQQHNLLEIHNFLDSSTIRVMVMEWVDGYDLQKLSTPGMVERIRPQVTDQRWEYINQVVVTKGPQQPRFKPGVAVAIARDCLAALAALHRDGVVHSDVKPSNIMLKRTGAAKLIDIGSAFEIDHAPDTRTCTPAYAAPEVLEGAEATPRSDLASLGYVLIEMLSGRSLFGHIKNFRELLETKRFLAQRLLDILPEEVTCNELLMNFCRRLIAPDPSRRFPSAEDADLRSGGAASFHRQLVKGDLAVEYDNEIRLWIEELQQTEEDLA, from the coding sequence ATGCTCACCACAACGCAACAAAACCTTCAGCCGACCCTTTCCTTGGATGGCGATGCCCCCGAGCGGAAGTGCCCCGTCGAGCTGATGCAGCGTTACGAACAGCTTATTCACTCGAAAAGATCGAGTTGGACCGAGCACTACGCGCTCCGACGATTGCTCGGCTCTGGCGGACAAGGCTTGGTGTTTCTCACCGAGCGCCGCGGTGCCAACGGCTTCACGCTTCCTCTAGCCATCAAGATCTTCTCGCCTGAACGCTTTGAGAGTGCTACGCACTACAACGACGCGATGGCGCGAAGTGCTCGGGTGGCTTCGCGGGTTGCCCAGATTCAGCAGCACAATCTACTCGAGATCCATAACTTTCTCGATTCCAGCACAATCCGCGTGATGGTAATGGAATGGGTAGACGGCTACGACCTGCAGAAGCTTTCGACGCCTGGGATGGTCGAACGTATTCGCCCCCAGGTCACCGACCAGCGTTGGGAGTACATCAATCAAGTCGTGGTCACCAAGGGACCGCAACAGCCTCGCTTCAAACCAGGCGTGGCGGTGGCGATCGCGCGGGACTGTTTGGCCGCTTTGGCGGCGCTTCACCGAGATGGCGTTGTTCACTCGGACGTGAAGCCGTCGAACATCATGCTCAAACGTACCGGTGCGGCGAAGCTGATTGATATCGGCTCGGCTTTCGAGATCGACCATGCACCGGATACGCGAACGTGCACGCCAGCCTACGCAGCACCAGAGGTGCTGGAGGGAGCCGAGGCCACGCCGCGTAGCGATTTGGCCAGCTTGGGATACGTCTTAATCGAGATGCTCTCGGGACGTTCCCTCTTCGGCCACATTAAGAACTTCCGTGAACTGCTTGAAACGAAGCGTTTCCTGGCACAGCGTCTGTTAGATATCCTCCCGGAAGAGGTGACCTGCAACGAACTGCTGATGAACTTCTGCCGACGCTTGATCGCGCCTGATCCATCGCGGCGTTTTCCTTCCGCGGAAGATGCCGACTTGCGATCCGGCGGGGCAGCTTCGTTCCATCGCCAACTGGTCAAAGGGGATCTCGCCGTCGAATACGACAACGAGATCCGTCTATGGATCGAAGAGCTTCAGCAGACCGAAGAAGACCTTGCTTAA